The Pyrodictium delaneyi genome contains a region encoding:
- a CDS encoding type I 3-dehydroquinate dehydratase has protein sequence MQPSLLNKVACIPEPSEPKRLAEAAAGEGCRIVELRLDLLGYGLEEARCAVEELSSRGIRAIATLRDSREGGRYTGPDKEKLDTLLALLDHGAWLIDLEYRFSLLDEALSVAKGRVIVSIHDFRWTPPSEVLYSYAGDMIRRGAAIAKIVTTARTLEDNWKVLGINAKWPGRVAAFAMGPQGRLSRILAPLMGGALTYASLGEPVAPGQLTLRELIQAWRLLGALD, from the coding sequence TTGCAGCCAAGTCTACTCAATAAGGTAGCTTGCATACCGGAGCCGAGCGAGCCCAAGCGCCTAGCAGAGGCAGCTGCAGGAGAGGGCTGCCGAATAGTCGAGCTAAGACTAGATCTACTAGGCTATGGTCTCGAGGAGGCTCGCTGCGCCGTAGAGGAGCTCTCTAGCCGGGGGATTAGGGCTATAGCCACGCTCCGCGATAGCCGCGAGGGCGGCCGTTACACTGGCCCCGACAAGGAAAAGCTGGACACGCTACTGGCGCTACTGGATCACGGGGCCTGGCTCATAGACCTCGAGTACCGGTTCAGCCTCCTCGACGAAGCACTCTCCGTTGCGAAAGGCCGCGTAATAGTCTCGATCCACGATTTCCGCTGGACACCCCCATCCGAGGTGCTCTATAGCTACGCGGGCGACATGATCCGGCGCGGCGCGGCGATAGCCAAGATAGTGACAACGGCTAGAACCCTAGAGGACAACTGGAAAGTACTAGGCATTAACGCCAAGTGGCCGGGCAGAGTAGCAGCGTTCGCCATGGGGCCGCAAGGCAGGCTATCGAGGATACTAGCCCCGTTGATGGGTGGTGCCCTCACCTATGCTAGCCTCGGCGAGCCCGTAGCACCAGGCCAGTTAACACTGAGAGAACTAATCCAGGCATGGAGGCTCCTGGGCGCTTTAGACTAG
- the aroB gene encoding 3-dehydroquinate synthase: MNQVERSCWVIQDSHDVAIIVGPGARRQLGQLALEQGPYSAAVVVADAGAPRSMLRDLLASLQDAGIHVHFTELPGGEETKSLETVAWLWNWMARENIPRDALLVAYGGGAVSDTAGFAAATYMRGIDWATVPTTLLAMADAAVGGKTAVNLEAKNIVGVFHHPRIVIADVDLLETLPEEEYISGLAEIVKHAAIHGRSLLEWLRENSQKLLDRDPEVLTKAIKYSLDVKMDIVVKDYREKRGDRMILNLGHTVAHAIEKAMDYSMRHGYAVAIGLVVEGIAATLKLGTPREDIEEIRQLLSALGLPTAPPPGLDPQETLQAIMLDKKRRGDKILVPMLKEIGSPTLVAMKVDEALELLAEAWHIAAKSTQ; this comes from the coding sequence ACAGCCACGACGTAGCTATAATTGTTGGTCCGGGAGCTAGGCGGCAGCTAGGCCAGCTAGCGCTAGAGCAAGGCCCCTACTCTGCAGCAGTAGTGGTCGCGGATGCTGGCGCGCCACGAAGCATGCTCCGCGACTTGCTTGCAAGCCTACAGGACGCTGGAATTCATGTCCACTTTACAGAGCTGCCCGGCGGCGAGGAGACAAAGAGCCTGGAGACTGTCGCGTGGCTCTGGAACTGGATGGCCCGGGAGAATATCCCCCGCGACGCGCTCCTAGTAGCCTACGGTGGTGGCGCAGTCTCTGACACGGCGGGCTTCGCGGCAGCCACCTACATGAGGGGGATAGACTGGGCTACGGTGCCAACCACGCTCCTAGCTATGGCCGACGCGGCTGTCGGTGGCAAGACAGCGGTGAACCTTGAGGCTAAGAACATCGTGGGAGTATTTCATCATCCCCGGATAGTGATAGCCGACGTGGACCTTCTAGAGACGCTGCCCGAGGAGGAGTACATCTCTGGTCTCGCTGAGATAGTGAAGCATGCGGCTATACACGGTCGTAGCCTCCTTGAGTGGCTCCGCGAGAACTCCCAGAAGCTGCTAGATAGGGATCCGGAGGTGCTGACTAAGGCGATAAAGTATAGCCTAGACGTGAAGATGGACATCGTGGTGAAGGACTATAGGGAGAAACGCGGGGACAGGATGATACTCAACCTAGGCCATACAGTCGCACACGCCATAGAGAAGGCTATGGATTACTCGATGAGGCACGGATATGCAGTGGCCATCGGTCTAGTTGTGGAAGGAATTGCTGCAACACTGAAGCTGGGCACGCCCAGGGAGGACATAGAGGAGATACGTCAACTCCTCTCAGCCCTAGGCCTCCCCACAGCGCCGCCCCCCGGACTAGACCCCCAGGAAACACTCCAAGCAATAATGCTGGACAAGAAGAGGCGTGGAGACAAGATACTCGTACCTATGCTCAAGGAGATAGGTAGCCCTACACTAGTCGCCATGAAGGTGGATGAGGCTCTAGAGCTGCTTGCTGAGGCGTGGCACATTGCAGCCAAGTCTACTCAATAA
- the lpdA gene encoding dihydrolipoyl dehydrogenase, producing the protein MAETRRYDLVVIGGGPGGYPAAVHAAQMGLRVALVEARALGGECTNYGCIPTKALRRIALAADIVSSVGRVELERGKLIREAMRVVDRIRAGIEQLLEGYDIDVIRARARLRPGGIVEAGNLVLEAEKVVLAPGTEPWSPPGLEPDGRQVHDNRSFLSLEELPQRLLIVGGGPIGVEYADIMARLGVEVYLVELMPRLLPGMDRDLSLTAKRWLRSLGVKVYTSTRIARLERGKNNVEAVLENGERIETDAVLVATGRRPSTHGMGLEEAGVELDEKGYIKVDDYMATSAPGVYAAGDAAGPPLLAHKAMAQSIVAGVNAAGGKAVYKQKAVPMVVYMEPELAQVGYTLEEARKAGLDAAETRIRLGGIASAVMEGAEAGLVKIVYEERSLRVLGVVAAAPRASEFIAEVALAVEKGVTLEELASVVHPHPSVSEALQEVAEVALGRPTHYMTRRVRRR; encoded by the coding sequence TTGGCTGAGACTCGTAGGTACGACTTAGTGGTTATCGGTGGAGGGCCGGGAGGCTACCCTGCGGCCGTCCATGCAGCCCAGATGGGTCTCCGCGTGGCTCTCGTAGAGGCACGAGCCCTTGGCGGCGAATGTACGAACTACGGCTGTATACCGACTAAGGCTCTGCGCCGCATAGCACTCGCTGCTGACATAGTCTCCTCTGTAGGCAGGGTTGAGCTTGAACGCGGGAAGCTGATCCGTGAGGCTATGAGGGTTGTCGATAGGATACGGGCCGGGATAGAGCAGCTCCTAGAAGGCTACGATATAGACGTCATCCGGGCTAGGGCTCGGCTCCGTCCCGGGGGGATAGTGGAGGCTGGGAACCTCGTCCTCGAGGCCGAGAAGGTGGTGCTGGCTCCTGGTACCGAGCCTTGGTCGCCGCCGGGCTTGGAGCCCGACGGCCGCCAAGTACACGATAACCGTAGCTTCTTGAGTCTAGAGGAGCTGCCCCAGAGGCTCCTCATAGTAGGTGGGGGCCCTATCGGCGTCGAGTACGCGGATATCATGGCCCGGCTCGGCGTCGAGGTCTACCTCGTGGAGCTGATGCCCCGGCTACTGCCCGGCATGGACCGGGACCTGTCGCTAACCGCCAAGAGGTGGCTCAGAAGCCTCGGTGTAAAGGTGTACACGTCTACCCGGATAGCCAGGCTAGAGCGCGGCAAGAATAACGTGGAAGCGGTGCTAGAGAACGGGGAGAGAATAGAGACTGACGCGGTACTCGTTGCCACTGGGCGGCGGCCCTCGACCCATGGCATGGGCTTAGAGGAGGCTGGCGTGGAGCTGGACGAGAAGGGCTACATAAAGGTCGACGATTACATGGCCACAAGTGCTCCAGGGGTCTACGCGGCGGGTGATGCAGCGGGGCCGCCTCTTCTCGCACACAAGGCTATGGCGCAGTCCATCGTCGCTGGGGTGAACGCTGCAGGCGGCAAAGCGGTCTACAAGCAAAAAGCAGTCCCGATGGTGGTCTACATGGAGCCTGAGCTAGCACAGGTGGGCTACACGCTAGAGGAGGCCCGTAAGGCGGGCCTAGATGCTGCTGAGACCCGGATAAGGCTGGGAGGTATAGCGTCAGCAGTAATGGAGGGTGCAGAGGCGGGGCTCGTCAAGATAGTGTACGAGGAGCGGAGCCTCCGGGTGCTAGGCGTCGTCGCGGCAGCGCCACGCGCTTCGGAGTTCATAGCTGAAGTCGCTCTCGCGGTAGAGAAGGGTGTGACTCTAGAAGAACTAGCCAGCGTTGTGCACCCACATCCTTCGGTTAGCGAAGCACTACAGGAGGTTGCTGAGGTGGCTCTGGGTAGGCCCACCCACTATATGACCCGGAGAGTCCGGCGCCGCTAG
- a CDS encoding TrpB-like pyridoxal phosphate-dependent enzyme, which produces MVDVPRYWYNIIADLPVPLPPLLDPLEDEDSRIALLVRILPSRLIDEEYTLSRLIPIPERVREVYRKAGRPTPLIRAEGLEKAIGVHGRVRIYYKYEGILPTGSHKLNTAVPQVYYALLDGAEEVATETGAGQWGLAVSMAAAMLGLKATVFMTRSSYEKKKPRRVAMQTLGATVHPSPSTVTEAGRRALRERPNHPGSLGLAITEAIEYVLENPRRRYVAGSVLESVITHQTVIGQELLQQLPEEPDYMIACVGGGSNMAGFTYPALGMQLRGEGFEKTRFIAAESQAAPRLSKGTYRYDGLDTGLVLPLAKMYSLGKDYVPPPIHAAGLRYHGAAPSLSLLRKLGLVEAVAYSQEEVFEAARIFAKAEGILPAPESTHAIKAVIDTARRAEPGSVVVFNLSGHGFMDIDAYEKISSRIVEGRIPEPNDGRR; this is translated from the coding sequence ATGGTTGATGTGCCCCGCTACTGGTACAACATAATAGCCGACCTGCCGGTGCCGCTGCCACCGCTCCTAGACCCACTCGAGGACGAGGACTCGAGGATAGCACTGCTGGTAAGGATACTACCCTCCAGGCTCATAGACGAAGAGTATACGCTCAGCCGGCTCATACCGATACCCGAGCGCGTCCGCGAAGTCTACAGGAAGGCCGGCAGGCCGACCCCACTCATACGCGCCGAGGGACTAGAGAAGGCCATTGGAGTCCACGGTAGAGTGCGAATATACTATAAGTACGAGGGTATACTGCCCACAGGTAGTCATAAGCTCAACACGGCTGTACCGCAGGTCTACTATGCTCTCCTCGACGGCGCCGAGGAGGTTGCCACTGAGACCGGGGCGGGCCAGTGGGGCCTAGCAGTCTCCATGGCAGCAGCCATGCTGGGGCTCAAGGCAACAGTCTTCATGACGCGGAGCAGCTACGAGAAGAAGAAACCCCGCCGTGTAGCCATGCAGACGCTAGGCGCCACTGTACACCCCAGTCCTAGCACCGTGACGGAGGCGGGCCGGCGGGCGCTACGAGAGCGTCCCAACCACCCCGGCAGCTTGGGTCTAGCAATAACAGAGGCAATAGAATATGTGCTTGAGAATCCCCGGCGCCGCTATGTCGCAGGCTCTGTGCTCGAAAGTGTTATCACACACCAGACAGTGATAGGCCAGGAGCTTCTCCAGCAGCTCCCCGAGGAGCCAGACTACATGATAGCATGCGTCGGCGGCGGCAGTAACATGGCTGGTTTCACCTACCCAGCACTAGGTATGCAGCTCCGCGGCGAGGGCTTCGAGAAAACACGATTCATAGCGGCAGAGTCCCAGGCAGCGCCTAGGCTCAGCAAGGGTACATACCGCTACGATGGTCTTGACACGGGGCTAGTCCTCCCCCTCGCCAAGATGTATAGTCTCGGTAAGGACTATGTACCGCCGCCGATACATGCTGCTGGTCTCCGCTACCATGGTGCTGCCCCTAGCCTATCACTCCTTAGGAAACTGGGCTTAGTAGAGGCAGTGGCTTACAGCCAAGAAGAGGTCTTCGAGGCGGCACGTATCTTCGCCAAGGCGGAGGGCATACTCCCGGCACCTGAAAGTACTCATGCGATAAAGGCTGTCATCGATACGGCTCGCCGCGCCGAGCCAGGCTCTGTCGTGGTTTTCAACTTAAGCGGCCACGGTTTCATGGATATTGACGCCTACGAGAAGATAAGCTCTAGGATAGTGGAGGGCCGGATCCCCGAGCCCAATGATGGGAGGAGGTGA
- the trpA gene encoding tryptophan synthase subunit alpha — MELSRPGFSVYLTLGFPEPAQFSRILERFSSCVDFYELGLPTARPKYDGPTVRASHRRVVSAGLRGLKALKLLEKTNVDKPFTLMAYMEDYVDNLRELLEAAASAGAGCVLLPDLAFDYPEMLDTYVEESERAGLRPCFFASSRFPHNWLQRYAALNPLYIYLGLQPATGVELPIAVEKNVRLARMLIGDRYLLTGFAIHRPETAAALIRSGADAVVVGSAIIRLLEEKDIDEAKSLACGIYQAVHSVKHSQEER; from the coding sequence ATGGAGTTAAGCCGGCCGGGGTTTAGCGTCTACCTCACCCTTGGGTTCCCCGAGCCGGCCCAGTTCTCTCGGATCCTTGAGAGATTCTCTAGCTGTGTGGACTTCTACGAGCTGGGGCTGCCGACAGCGAGGCCTAAGTATGATGGGCCTACAGTACGCGCGTCGCACCGTCGTGTAGTCTCAGCAGGGCTGCGGGGTCTGAAAGCGCTAAAACTTCTAGAAAAGACTAACGTGGACAAGCCGTTCACCCTAATGGCGTACATGGAGGATTATGTAGACAATCTACGCGAGCTGCTCGAGGCAGCAGCATCTGCTGGCGCTGGCTGCGTATTGCTACCCGACCTCGCCTTCGACTACCCCGAGATGCTCGACACATACGTCGAGGAAAGCGAGCGTGCAGGACTGCGACCCTGCTTCTTCGCCTCGAGCAGGTTCCCGCACAACTGGCTGCAGCGCTACGCGGCGTTAAACCCGCTCTACATCTACCTAGGTCTACAGCCAGCCACTGGAGTCGAGCTGCCGATAGCCGTGGAGAAGAACGTCCGTCTAGCCAGGATGCTGATCGGCGACCGGTACCTGCTCACCGGGTTCGCAATACACCGGCCAGAGACAGCAGCAGCGCTGATCCGGAGCGGAGCCGACGCGGTAGTGGTCGGCTCGGCGATCATACGGCTCCTCGAGGAGAAGGACATCGACGAAGCCAAGAGCCTAGCCTGTGGCATCTACCAGGCCGTACACTCTGTAAAACACAGCCAAGAGGAGAGGTGA
- the trpD gene encoding anthranilate phosphoribosyltransferase: MQNEGIDLPRVLEALLSGAGIGFHDARKIAAAMLSGGLDDVSIAAILVALRAYGETPDIVAGFATALREACERVDVNGLDPIDTAGTGGDGSHTLNASTSAALIAASLGVPVLKHGNRSVSSRSGSADFLEALGYRIDHGPREAECMLTRVGFAFLYAPRYHPAMKRVMPIRRRLGIRTVFNLVGPLANPGMIRRQVLGVARPELLDVMVSAGAMLGYERLLVVHGEPGIDEVSVSGETIVYELNNGVLEKYTVEPEDLGLKRYNLRELQVETPSESVERFLAVIHGGGRPSDRDFIAANAAAALYAAGRVKSLRDGVEAAIQALEDGTVAGFINKLREACQQCCGQS, encoded by the coding sequence ATGCAGAACGAGGGCATAGACTTACCTAGGGTACTAGAGGCACTTCTAAGCGGCGCGGGCATAGGCTTTCACGATGCCAGGAAGATAGCAGCAGCCATGCTGAGTGGTGGGCTAGACGATGTATCAATAGCCGCGATATTGGTAGCCCTACGGGCCTACGGCGAGACACCAGACATAGTAGCGGGCTTCGCTACAGCGCTGCGCGAAGCCTGCGAAAGAGTAGACGTCAATGGCCTAGATCCCATAGACACTGCGGGCACGGGAGGCGACGGCTCCCATACATTGAATGCCTCGACGTCAGCCGCACTGATAGCAGCTAGCCTCGGCGTACCAGTCCTAAAACATGGTAATCGGAGTGTGAGCAGCCGTAGCGGGAGCGCAGACTTCTTGGAGGCTCTGGGCTACCGGATAGACCATGGCCCACGCGAGGCAGAATGCATGCTGACACGCGTGGGCTTCGCCTTCCTCTACGCGCCCCGCTACCATCCCGCGATGAAGAGGGTTATGCCGATCCGCCGTAGGCTCGGCATAAGAACGGTCTTCAACCTCGTAGGCCCCCTCGCGAATCCTGGTATGATTCGCCGCCAGGTGCTAGGTGTAGCACGGCCAGAGCTGCTAGACGTGATGGTATCGGCGGGCGCCATGTTGGGCTACGAGCGGCTCCTTGTAGTCCACGGTGAGCCGGGGATAGACGAGGTAAGCGTATCCGGCGAGACAATAGTCTACGAGCTAAACAATGGTGTGCTCGAGAAGTACACAGTAGAGCCTGAGGACCTGGGGCTGAAGCGGTACAACCTCAGAGAGCTCCAGGTAGAGACGCCTAGCGAGAGCGTTGAACGATTCCTAGCAGTAATCCATGGCGGAGGGAGGCCCAGCGACCGCGACTTCATCGCGGCCAATGCGGCTGCAGCGCTCTACGCGGCAGGGCGTGTAAAGAGCCTCCGTGACGGTGTAGAGGCGGCTATCCAGGCTCTAGAAGACGGTACAGTAGCCGGGTTCATAAACAAGCTCCGCGAGGCTTGTCAGCAATGCTGCGGCCAAAGCTGA